A window of the Alnus glutinosa chromosome 4, dhAlnGlut1.1, whole genome shotgun sequence genome harbors these coding sequences:
- the LOC133865904 gene encoding wall-associated receptor kinase 2-like, whose protein sequence is MALREILLQQLLLLGAIILAASEPYSICNRACGSLHIPYPFGTSEGCYLNSSFLITCKDSTPFLGLSNELKVLDVSLMEGEIRVSSLIARDCPNEPGYNANNSYYEFPLFKYFLISYTKNKFFAVGCDTFAVIAGTSADAESYTAGCLSLCDSIDSVVNGSCEGIGCCQTSLQKEMSSFLWTAGSLLNDSAVGKFSPCSFSFVAEEKAYNFSSSDLVNIHNKQTVPVVLDWAVGNETCGDAKKNSTTYACKGANSECFNSTNGPGYLCKCPSGYEGNPYDFFDGCKDINECEENPNPCNKTCENINITGSFCNKICVNIAGSFKCSCPKGYEGDGRTNGTACRPIVSQFRRIAIELGIGISLSILLVGGSWIYWGLKRRNLIKLKEKLFQQNGGLMLQQLLSNYTGSVERAKIFSTEELKRATNNYDESRILGQGGNGTVYKGVLPDNKVVAIKKSKGFDQSQTKQFINEVLLLTQINHRNVVKLLGCCLETEVPLLVYEFITNGTLFYHIHDKSHSSQLSWENRLKIAVETARALAYLHSEASMPIIHRDVKTANILLDDNLTAKVADFGASRQISLDQAQVTTLVQGTFGYLDPEYFHTGQLTEKSDVYSFGVVLAELLTGKKVVFSDGTRRDINLSMSFVSTVKEDRVLQILDNQIINEGNIEELKEVANLVKRCLSVSGEDRPSMKEVAMELEGLRIMRKNPPGKANLYTEETEYLLFEPAHSFSIDSSTDCSSIYTTAGYDSIGNHLLKPPDGGR, encoded by the exons ATGGCTTTGCGTGAAATACTTTTGCAACAACTACTGCTACTAGGGGCCATAATTTTAGCAGCATCAGAACCCTATTCAATCTGCAACAGAGCATGTGGATCGCTTCATATTCCGTATCCATTTGGAACAAGCGAGGGCTGTTATCTCAATTCATCTTTTCTCATCACTTGTAAGGACTCAACGCCATTTCTGGGCCTCAGTAATGAATTAAAGGTCCTAGACGTATCATTAATGGAGGGTGAAATTCGAGTCTCAAGCCTCATAGCCCGTGATTGCCCCAACGAGCCCGGGTATAACGCCAACAACAGCTATTACGAGTTCCCTTTGTTTAAGTACTTTCTCATCTCATATACGAAGAACAAGTTCTTTGCAGTCGGTTGCGACACTTTTGCGGTTATTGCTGGGACATCGGCAGACGCCGAGAGTTACACGGCTGGATGCTTGTCTCTCTGTGACAGTATTGACAGTGTTGTTAACGGGTCTTGCGAGGGAATTGGCTGTTGCCAGACTTCTCTGCAAAAAGAAATGAGTAGTTTTCTTTGGACTGCTGGGAGCTTGCTCAATGACTCCGCAGTAGGCAAGTTCAGTCCATGTAGTTTCAGTTTTGTAGCGGAAGAAAAAGCATACAACTTTTCCTCCTCAGATCTTGTAAATATACACAACAAACAGACTGTTCCTGTGGTTCTTGATTGGGCAGTTGGGAATGAGACATGCGGAGATGCTAAGAAAAATTCGACAACCTATGCATGTAAGGGAGCGAATAGCGAATGTTTCAATTCCACCAACGGTCCTGGTTATCTTTGCAAATGCCCCTCAGGTTATGAAGGGAACCCATACGACTTCTTTGATGGTTGCAAAg ATATTAATGAGTGCGAAGAAAATCCAAACCCCTGCAACAAGACATGCGAAAACATTAATATTACGGGGAGTTTCTGCAACAAGATATGCGTAAACATTGCGGGGAGTTTCAAATGTAGTTGTCCCAAGGGGTACGAAGGTGATGGGAGGACAAATGGGACAGCGTGCCGTCCTATAGTCAGCCAATTTAGGAGGATCGCTATTGAACTgg GAATTGGCATAAGCCTCTCAATATTGCTCGTTGGAGGTTCTTGGATATATTGGGGACTGAAAAGAAGAAATCTCATCAAGCTCAAGGAGAAACTATTCCAACAAAATGGTGGCTTAATGTTACAACAACTACTCTCGAATTACACAGGCTCTGTAGAGCGAGCAAAAATTTTTAGCACAGAAGAGCTTAAAAGAGCGACTAACAACTACGATGAGAGTAGGATTCTTGGCCAAGGTGGCAATGGAACTGTTTACAAAGGAGTATTACCAGATAACAAAGTGGTTGCCATTAAGAAGTCCAAAGGTTTTGATCAAAGCCAAACCAAGCAATTCATAAATGAGGTGCTTTTACTAACCCAAATCAATCATAGGAATGTAGTTAAGCTATTAGGGTGTTGTCTTGAAACAGAAGTGCCCTTATTAGTTTATGAATTCATCACAAACGGGACCCTCTTTTACCACATTCATGATAAAAGTCACTCATCCCAACTCTCGTGGGAAAATCGTCTCAAGATAGCAGTAGAAACTGCTAGAGCGCTTGCATACTTACACTCTGAAGCATCTATGCCAATTATTCACAGAGATGTAAAAACAGCAAATATACTTTTAGATGATAATCTCACTGCAAAAGTAGCTGATTTTGGAGCTTCAAGGCAAATTTCTCTTGATCAAGCACAAGTAACCACTTTGGTGCAGGGCACTTTCGGGTACTTGGACCCAGAATATTTTCATACTGGCCAACTAACAGAAAAAAGTGATGTCTATAGCTTTGGTGTTGTTTTGGCAGAGCTATTGACAGGTAAGAAGGTAGTTTTCTCCGATGGGACAAGAAGGGACATAAATCTTTCTATGTCATTTGTTTCTACAGTGAAAGAGGATCGTGTACTGCAAATTCTTGACAATCAAATTATAAATGAGGGTAATATTGAAGAACTAAAGGAAGTGGCTAATCTTGTAAAAAGGTGCTTAAGTGTAAGCGGGGAGGATAGGCCCTCTATGAAGGAAGTGGCAATGGAGCTGGAGGGTTTGAGAATTATGAGAAAGAATCCACCAGGAAAGGCTAATCTCTATACAGAAGAGACTGAGTACTTGCTCTTTGAACCTGCACACTCTTTTAGCATTGATTCTAGCACTGACTGTTCTTCTATCTACACAACTGCTGGGTACGATAGCATAGGAAACCATCTATTGAAACCACCGGATGGCGGCAGATAG